The genomic stretch CTGCTGGCATTGCGGGCTGTTACCGAGGGGCTCTCCAGAGACCCGGACCGGGAGGATATTCGCCAGAACCTGACCGCAGCGATGAACTTCGCGAGGGACCGGTACGGCTACACGCCGGACGAACTCGTCGGGCTGGCCGGCCTTGCGATCAGGGCGATGGGTCGGCGGCCCGAGGTGGCACGCGACGCTGCCCTCGATCTCGTCGCGGCCATGCAGGGAGACGTTTCTTTTCTCCGGGGCCTGGCACGGGCAGTGCCTGCCTTTGCTGCCGTGCCGTACGCTATGCTCTCGACGCGCTTGCTGGTTGAGCGCATTGACCGGGTGCTCGGGGTTTGAACGGCATGAGCATTGAAGAAGAGCTATCGAAGTTCGTCAGCCTCGAGCAGGTGGTGGCCGAGGCGGCTGAACGGCTTGAACGGCTTCGGGCGGAGACAGAGCACTATAGCGAGGCCGCAACCGCCCTAACGGACGTCGCCCAGGAGCTTCGCGGTCAGATTGGCACACTCACCGATGTGGTGGTCGCCATCGGCCGTCTTATCGAAGCGCTGAGGGAGGCAGATACGGCGGCGCTCCTCGCGGGCCAGCATGACATCGCACGTCGTGTGGAGCTGCTTGGTGCCGAACTGACCCGGGGAATAGGTGTCTTCGATGAGGCATCGCGTGCAGCCGCCGAGCAGGCATCCAGCCTGGGGCTCGCGCTCGAACGCTACGAGGGCCAGCTCGCCGGGCTCGCGGCAGCTGTCGCAAATGCGAGGAGTGAGACTGTCGCGCGCCTGGACCGGCTGTCCGAGGAGCAGGAGGGGCGCCTCGCGCAAACGCGTGACGCGCTCCAGGCATCAGTGGAGGCGCAGCACCGGCAGCTGGACGCCGGGATCAGACAGGTGGCCGAGCTGGTCCGGCAGGCAAATTCACAGGTTCGCAAGGTCTGGACGACGCTGCTGGCCGGATTGCTCGTGGTCGGGGCGATATCGGCGGGCGCCCTGGTCGGGGTTTTCACCCGGTAGGGCGGGTTCGGGACCAGGGTGCGAAGTGACGCGGGGGCGAGGCCGAGCGGGCAGGTCGGTCGCCTGTCCGGGAATGCTGCGCCTTGAGAAATCGGCAGGAGGATCCCGTGCCGTTTTATGCACGTTCGACCGGACCGAACGGCCAATGGCAGCCGCTTCGCGACCACCTGCTCGCCGTTGGCGAGCTGGCGGCGAGGTTTGCGGCCGAAGCCGGGCTCGATCCTGAGCCTGCTCGCTGGGCCGGACTTCTGCACGACCTGGGGAAATACTCCGAGGAGTTCCAGGAGCACCGGCTGCGACGCCGCGACTGGGTGGTCGAACACGCTGCGCACGGGGCGGCGTGGGCGGTGGAGCACAACAGTGTTGAAGCAGCATTTGCGGTCGCGGGGCACCATTCCGGGCTTCCGAATAAAGCTACGCTCGTCGAACTCCGGCATCGGCCGGAGCGGTGTCCGGTCGATGTGGGAACCGTGATGGAGCGGGCACGACGGTTCGCGGCACTTGCCGAAAGCGAGGGTGTGTTTACGGGTGCTCCGCCGGCGACGCCAGTGCCGTTGTCGTACTCGACAGGGCTGGTAAAAGGCTCCTGCCATGGCCGTGTCAGACACCTCACCGTTCCCTTCGCTGCCGGTACAGCACGACTCTGGCGCCAGCTCAGCAATGTCTGATGCCCCATATGTGCGGTGGATACCTCTTCAATAGCAATTGAGGTATCGACCGTGGCGACCGTGGCTGGGCGCCCAACTGCGATTCCAGATGCAGAGAGGAGCTGCAGCTCGAAGTCATAGCTCGAAGCGGTGCCGTTGCGAAGGTGTCCAGAAACTCACCGACAGCGAATCTCGCATGATTTTGCTGTTTCGCCCTTGCTCGCCTGCTTTGGAGGAGCCTCCCCGGGCGCTGAACGAGCCGCAATTCGACGTCATAAGACGGGGGAACCCTGGCGAGCAGAACTGTGGCCTTCGTCGAAGCCAGGTCGTCAAGGCCGAACCGGAGAGGGGTGTTTTCGCCTGGTGACTCCAAGCCGAGACCAGCCCAGCGCCATTGCGCGACGGCCAGGCGAATTGTCGCCGTCGTCTCCCGGCCGGTCGCGATGTCGCGGACGGTAAACGGGATTTTCCCGTTCCGGTTGCGGTCGTACAGCCGCCACCCGCCCGGAGGCGGTTCGACGAAATCACCTTCTTCGAGGACGCTGATGCCGTCTCTGGTAGTGATGTCGACCGTTGAAACTGCCAGGTTTGGCCCTGCGACACCAGGATGCTCGTCGACCTGGAAGTCCATGTCAGGGAGCAGGTCAAGGATAAATTCCGCGCTGCGGCCGAGCGGCCCATTGACGCGGAGGTGCCACCTGCCAACGTCCCGGCCGGGGATCAGGTCCTCGAGGTGGAGTCGCACCCGACCGCCCACCAGTGACTCGGGCGAGAGTTCGGCAGCCGACAGCCTTCCCTGTTCCATGCCATCGCCGGAACGGACTGAGACTGTCCAGTCAGACAGGTACTCGCCGACGTCACGACTCCCGGGAGGGCCGGGGAGGACGAGTGTGGGGAGTTTCGTCTCAAACGCCAGCGCGGCGTCGCCGTAGGGCTCCAGGCAGGCCGGCAGATCCGGGCAGTCCAGGGTCGGCTCTGCATCCGCGTCGACGAAGAGATCGTATGTTTTGCCCTGGATGGTCAATGCGATGTACGGCACATCGTCGGGAAACTCGTAGGACCTCGCGACGATGGACCGCCATCGTGAGGCCGGCTCGCCAAGGTCCTCGACCGGGGCGATTTCTCCGTCAGGGCCCTTCACGCGCATCCCATCGGGGGCGACGAGGAAGAAGTTCCGGGTGGAAAGGGTCCGGGTCCCGCTGATGGCTTTCAACGATTTCCCATGGAAGAGCAGGAACGGGCGCTCCGGCGATAGTCCCTCAAAGCTGCGAGACGTCAGCAACCCTTTTCAGTAAAGGCGAATAGCCGGATCGACGAGAAGGGCTCTTCGATCAGGAGCTCTTCGTACGGCGCTGACCTCCTCCAGCTTTCCTTCCAGGGCACATCGAACTGCGACCCCCCGGAGAGCTGTACCCTCCAGCGGACTAGCGGGCTGTCGATATAGGGGACTCGAAGCAGCATGCGAACGAATTCCGGGTCGAACACGAGGGAAGGGGCCGTCCATCTCTGACGAACCCTCCTCGGCTACTGTTCGCGTCCCACAATCCATGCTATTACGTGGTCGACGAACCAGGAGGGGAGACCGGTATCTTCGATTCCATAAACAAGATCCATGGTGCGATGGACAACGTTTTCGGCCACGCGCCCGCCATAGACGACGAACCTGTACACCGGAATTGGGATCCCGGCGTGATTTTCGATAAGCCGCTCGCGAATCTCCCAAAAGTCATATCCGTAACGTTGCGGGTCGATAATGCTGGGCCAGATGACGTGCTCCATGAAGGATGGAACCAGCGCCCGCGGAACCATGGCATGGGCGAAAATTGGCGTGACGTAAGGTAATGCACCTTCCTCAACGAGCTGTCGGAACGTTGGCAGATTATTCCGCTCAAGATAATCTGCGAACCACTGACCAAGTTCCGGCTGATTTATCTGGTAGGTTGGTGTATCTAAAAGCGCTCGAACTTTGGGCCAGTATTCATTTCCATCATATCGAAATTTGGCGACATTAACGAGTAACGCTGCCAGGCAGTGCGGGTATTGCCTCTGCACGATATGAGTTGGCAGGCGACGTAGCTGATTGGCGATGTCAGTGAGCTCAGCTTCCTCGAGCGGAACTTCACCGATGAGGGTGTGCCGTGGAATTTCCTGGCTCAGACGCCGTTCGTATTCGGACAGGGTGGCCACGCTACCGGCTCCAGAGTCGACCGCACCGGGGACAGGCCCCGATTGGCACGGCATTATAGCGTGTTGGCTACCGGCTTGCGATAGCGACAGCAATCTGTCGCCAATTGGCGACGGAACGGGCGGGGAAGGTGGTTGCACAGGCGGTTCAGGCTGCGGCGCCATGGCCCCGGGCCCGAAGCGCACGCTGCCAGCCGGTCGCGGCGCCGGAAGTTTTCGGTCCGTGCGGCGACTTGCCCGAAGCGACAGCTGCGATGCTGTGGCCCGCCCCACAGGCCGGCCGGGCGATTGGGCGACGGGGGAGGGACGCTGCGGGGCTGCACGAGGGCGTCCCCGGCCAGGCTGGCTTCCTGCGCCGGCCAGCGCTTCGGGCTGGCCGCGGGAAGGTTCACCGAAGCGGGGCGAAGCGGTAGGATTAGCGAAGGCGAGCCTCGATAGCTCAGCTGGTAGAGCGAGCGATTCGTAATCGCTAGGTCCAGGGTTCGAATCCCTGTCGAGGCTCCAGTTCCCCTGTGTGCTGCGCGCGCGGGCGCCAATGGCAGGGTGCGAATTTTGACCCGATTTCGGCCTCGCGTTGAGTGTTCGCGGCGAGCACCGGCCCGACGTTCTCGAACGCCTCCCACGACGTGAACCCCGGCTCTTGACCTCGCGTACCGCGGCCACTCCGCGAATTCGAACGCCCGCGCAGCGCCGCAATTCTTCACCCCGGAACCGGGCCGCGCCTTTGCGCGCCTCACGGGCAACGGAAGCAGCGCGGCAGCGATGGGCGGCCGGCAATTCGGGATTCGCTTGACCCGCGCGGGCTGCGCCCGCTACGCTCGATGGTGCAAGGGGGAGTAACCGGCACCCTACCCCGGGTGCATCTGCGGGCCGTCACCACGCGCTTCGGCGCCGGCCGCGGAGGCGAGGTTCCGCCGGGTGAGACCCTGGCACATCCTGAACGAGGGATGCGGCCAGGGTTTTTTGCTGGCCGCGAAAGGGTTCCGTGTCCGACCTGCTCCCGTGGCTCATCTTCGGCGGCATCGTTGCGGGGATGCTCGCGCTCGACCTCGGCGTCTTTCATCGCGAGGCGCATGCGGTCTCCCGGCGCGAGGCGCTCGCCTGGAGCGTCGCATGGATTGCGCTGGCGCTCGCGTTCAACGCCGGCGTGTTCTTCCTCCGCGGCAGCGATGCGGGGGTGGAGTGGCTAACGGGCTACCTGGTCGAAAAGTCGCTCAGCGTCGACAACGTCTTCGTCTTCCTGCTGATCTTCGGGGCGTTCGCGGTGCCGCCGGCGTACCAGCATCGTGTGCTCTTCTGGGGGATTCTCGGGGCAGTGGTAATGCGGGGGGTGTTGATTGCAGCGGCCGGGTTCCTCATCCACACGCTCCACTTCGTGATTTACGTGTTCGGCGCGTTCCTCATCTTCACGGGGCTCAAGTTCCTGAAGGACCAGGAGCACGCACCGGACCTCGAAACGAACCGGTTTGTGCGACTGACGCGCCGGCTCTTTCCCGTGACGGCCCGGTACGAGGGGCAGCGGTTCTTCCTCCGGCGGGAGGGTGTGCTCTACGCGACGCCGCTCTTCCTGGTGCTGGTGCTGGTGGAGAGCACGGACCTGGTGTTCGCGGTGGACAGCATCCCGGCGGTGTACGCCGTGACGGGCGACCCGTTCATCGTGTTTACGTCGAACATCTTCGCGATCCTTGGGCTGCGGGCGCTCTACTTCGTGCTGGCCGGCTACCTCGGCGGCCTGCGGTTCCTGAAGCCGGCGCTGGCGGCCATCCTCGTGTTTGTCGGGACGAAGATGCTGCTGGTCGATGTGTACAAGGTGCCGTCGCTGGCAAGCCTGGCGGTGATCGCCGGGCTGCTTGCGGCGGCGCTGCTCGCCTCGTGGCGGTGGCCGAAACCGGCGCCCGCCGAAGTCCACCAACCGGCGGCGAACCGTTGACCCGCCGCTTCCGCCTGTTCGGCTACGATCGTGAGGTGTCAGCGACGGCACCGAACGCGGGCATATCACCGCCCGGGCAGCGACCCGGGGACAGGAAGGACAAGGGAGGAACCCCATGTTGAAGCGGCTAGCCGCGATCTTCCAGGCCAAGGCGAATAAGGCCCTGGACCGGCTCGAGGACCCGCGCGAGATGCTGGACCTGAGCTACGAGAAGCAGGTCGAGATGCTTCGCGACGTGAAGCGGGGCATCGTCGAGGTGACCGCCGCGCGGCGCCGGCTGGAGCTGCAGGCGGAGGAGCTCCGGGCGAAGCTGCCGACCTTCGATGCGCAGGCCATGCAGGCGCTGAAGAACGGACGCGAAGACCTGGCGCGCATTGCGCTGGAGCGGAAGGCTTCGACACAGGCGCAGATTGAGAGCTTTGAGGCGCAGGTGGCGAACCTGCGGGCGGAACAGGAGCAGCTGGTCCAGGCGGAGCAGCGGCTCCAGGCGAAGGTTGAGGCGTTCCGCACCCGGAAAGAAGTCCTGAAGGCGCAGTACACGGCAGCGAAGGCGACGGTGCGGATCGGCGAGGCCGTGACGGGCCTCTCGGAGGAGATGACGGACGTGGGCTATGCCATCCAGCGGGCGGAGGACCGGACCGCGCAGCTGAAGAGCCGCGGCCAGGCGATCCAGGAGCTGCTGGAGAGCGGGGTGCTGGAGGATTCGCTCGGCGGGACGACGGGGATCGACCGGGAGCTGGAGGCGCTGGGCCGGCAGGCGAGCATCGATGCGGAGCTGGAGCGGCTGCGGGCCGCGATGGCCGCGGGGAAGGCGAACCGATGATTGTGCGGCTGATGGGACGCGGCCAGTGGCGGCTCGATGATGCGCTCATCGACGAGCTGAACCGGATTGATGCGGCGCTGGATGATGACATCAACCGCGGGGATGCGACCGAGTTCCGGGAGCACCTTGCGGCGATGCACCGGCTGATCGAGGAGCGCGGCGAGCCGCTGCCGGCGGACGAGATCGTCCCCTCGGACGCATTCGTGCCGCCGGTCGATTGTTCGCTCGAGGAGCTGCGGAAGCTGATGGACCCGGACGGGCTGATCCCGGGCGGCCCGGCAAGGGAGGCTGTCGATGGTCGATGAGCTGTTTGAGGTGCTGGAGGAGCTGTTCGAGCGCCGAAGCAAGAAGAAAAAGAAGGAAAGGGAGAAGGAGGGGAAGGGCGGCGGAGGGCGGGACGGCGTCGCGGCGGCGCCGCCCGTCTTCTGCGTCGACTGCGGGGCGCGGAACGAGGGCGGTGCGCGCTTCTGCATGGAGTGCGGGAGCCTGCTGCCGAGCCCGGGGGAGGAGCTCCGCTGCCTGAGCTGCAATGCGCAGCTGCCGCTGAAGGC from Tepidiforma thermophila encodes the following:
- a CDS encoding TerC family protein, whose product is MSDLLPWLIFGGIVAGMLALDLGVFHREAHAVSRREALAWSVAWIALALAFNAGVFFLRGSDAGVEWLTGYLVEKSLSVDNVFVFLLIFGAFAVPPAYQHRVLFWGILGAVVMRGVLIAAAGFLIHTLHFVIYVFGAFLIFTGLKFLKDQEHAPDLETNRFVRLTRRLFPVTARYEGQRFFLRREGVLYATPLFLVLVLVESTDLVFAVDSIPAVYAVTGDPFIVFTSNIFAILGLRALYFVLAGYLGGLRFLKPALAAILVFVGTKMLLVDVYKVPSLASLAVIAGLLAAALLASWRWPKPAPAEVHQPAANR
- the pspAA gene encoding PspA-associated protein PspAA; protein product: MGRGQWRLDDALIDELNRIDAALDDDINRGDATEFREHLAAMHRLIEERGEPLPADEIVPSDAFVPPVDCSLEELRKLMDPDGLIPGGPAREAVDGR
- a CDS encoding CRISPR-associated endonuclease Cas3''; its protein translation is MPFYARSTGPNGQWQPLRDHLLAVGELAARFAAEAGLDPEPARWAGLLHDLGKYSEEFQEHRLRRRDWVVEHAAHGAAWAVEHNSVEAAFAVAGHHSGLPNKATLVELRHRPERCPVDVGTVMERARRFAALAESEGVFTGAPPATPVPLSYSTGLVKGSCHGRVRHLTVPFAAGTARLWRQLSNV
- a CDS encoding PspA/IM30 family protein yields the protein MLKRLAAIFQAKANKALDRLEDPREMLDLSYEKQVEMLRDVKRGIVEVTAARRRLELQAEELRAKLPTFDAQAMQALKNGREDLARIALERKASTQAQIESFEAQVANLRAEQEQLVQAEQRLQAKVEAFRTRKEVLKAQYTAAKATVRIGEAVTGLSEEMTDVGYAIQRAEDRTAQLKSRGQAIQELLESGVLEDSLGGTTGIDRELEALGRQASIDAELERLRAAMAAGKANR
- a CDS encoding zinc ribbon domain-containing protein, whose product is MVDELFEVLEELFERRSKKKKKEREKEGKGGGGRDGVAAAPPVFCVDCGARNEGGARFCMECGSLLPSPGEELRCLSCNAQLPLKAKFCPRCGAKAAV